A stretch of Deltaproteobacteria bacterium DNA encodes these proteins:
- a CDS encoding pyridoxine 5'-phosphate synthase: MKLGVNLDHIATIREMRKTVEPDPVQAAIFAELGGADCITVHLREDRRHIKERDIKLLKETIKVPLNLEMSILEDIVEFALSAEPYEATLVPERREEITTEGGLDVVKSKKIIHNVIKKLKEKDIKVNLFIDPEEKQIEASRDIGADGIEIHTGRYANARGKEETRELENIKRCVTLAEKMGLEVHAGHGLTYLNVQPVASIREIVELHIGHSIISRSIYTGLKDAVKDMKTLINEARIIHRY; this comes from the coding sequence ATGAAATTGGGTGTAAACTTAGATCATATAGCGACGATAAGAGAGATGAGAAAAACTGTAGAGCCCGATCCGGTGCAGGCAGCCATTTTTGCAGAGTTGGGTGGTGCAGATTGTATAACAGTTCACCTTAGAGAAGACAGAAGACATATAAAAGAAAGAGATATAAAACTCTTAAAGGAAACGATAAAGGTGCCACTGAATCTGGAGATGAGCATATTGGAAGATATCGTAGAATTTGCTTTAAGTGCTGAACCTTATGAGGCAACCCTGGTGCCGGAAAGAAGAGAGGAGATAACCACGGAAGGTGGATTAGATGTGGTAAAATCAAAAAAAATCATACATAATGTGATAAAAAAACTAAAAGAAAAAGACATAAAGGTAAATCTATTTATAGACCCCGAAGAGAAACAAATTGAGGCTTCAAGAGATATAGGAGCGGATGGAATAGAAATACATACTGGCAGATATGCCAATGCAAGAGGAAAAGAAGAAACAAGAGAATTAGAAAATATTAAAAGATGTGTCACGCTTGCTGAAAAAATGGGACTGGAGGTGCATGCAGGACATGGGTTAACCTACCTTAATGTTCAGCCCGTAGCCAGCATACGAGAGATAGTGGAGTTACATATTGGTCATAGCATCATTAGCCGTTCGATATATACAGGATTAAAAGATGCAGTAAAAGATATGAAAACATTGATCAATGAAGCCAGAATTATCCATCGGTATTGA
- the rpsT gene encoding 30S ribosomal protein S20 — MPQHKSAAKRMRQNKKRYSRNKAYRTRLKNVIKTVEEKIKGKNLEEAQKAFQQAEKTIGHITSKGVIHKNRSARLTSRLARSTRKLSPETSSA, encoded by the coding sequence ATGCCACAGCACAAATCAGCTGCAAAGCGAATGAGACAGAACAAAAAGAGATATTCCAGGAATAAGGCTTACCGCACTCGTTTAAAAAATGTAATCAAAACAGTGGAAGAGAAAATCAAAGGCAAAAACTTAGAAGAAGCACAAAAAGCGTTCCAGCAGGCGGAAAAAACCATTGGTCATATCACTTCTAAGGGAGTGATCCATAAGAATAGATCTGCCCGTCTTACATCCCGATTGGCAAGGTCTACCCGCAAGCTTTCTCCAGAAACATCGTCAGCTTAG